From one Streptomyces sp. N50 genomic stretch:
- a CDS encoding LolA family protein, whose product MAPYETDDSTDTGERDELRAGRRRAARYIVPVTVVGVAAATIGLVPALADSGDPNLPKVTAEQLINKIAKSDVQQLSGTVKISTDLGLPDLGGLESGMLSGATKSGDGSSADPTTKLTELATGTHTLRVAADGPDKQKVSLLENAAEYSLIHNGKDVWGYDSKTNEVFHGTTAADASKSDETRATPKGLTDEALKSVDDTTSVTVDGTEHVAGRDAYKLLIKPKQTGTTVGTISVAVDAKTGLPLKFTLTPASGGAAVVDVGFTQLSLAKPAASTFDFKTPKGAKVTTEDSASKAAPAPDHSGKAGKSDKGLGKGADEPTVIGKGWNSIAVFETGGQGVPSGSSSGGGDLGGFLNSLGDQVKGDFGKGTVFSTRLVNALITDDGKVYVGAVTKSALVKAADAAK is encoded by the coding sequence ATGGCACCGTACGAAACCGACGACAGCACGGACACCGGAGAGCGCGACGAGCTCCGGGCCGGGCGGCGCAGGGCGGCGCGGTACATCGTCCCGGTCACCGTGGTGGGGGTGGCGGCCGCGACCATCGGACTGGTCCCGGCGCTCGCCGACTCCGGCGACCCGAACCTTCCGAAGGTCACCGCCGAGCAGCTCATCAACAAGATCGCCAAGTCGGACGTCCAGCAGCTGTCCGGCACGGTGAAGATCAGCACGGACCTCGGCCTGCCCGACCTCGGCGGCCTGGAGAGCGGCATGCTCTCCGGCGCCACGAAGTCCGGCGACGGCTCCTCCGCCGACCCGACCACCAAGCTCACCGAGCTGGCGACCGGTACCCACACCCTGCGCGTCGCGGCCGACGGCCCCGACAAGCAGAAGGTGTCGCTCCTGGAGAACGCGGCGGAGTACAGCCTCATCCACAACGGCAAGGACGTCTGGGGCTACGACAGCAAGACGAACGAGGTCTTCCACGGCACGACGGCCGCCGACGCGTCGAAGAGCGACGAGACCCGGGCCACGCCCAAGGGCCTCACCGACGAGGCGCTGAAGTCGGTCGACGACACGACGTCCGTCACGGTCGACGGCACGGAGCATGTTGCCGGGCGGGACGCCTACAAGCTGCTGATCAAGCCCAAGCAGACCGGTACGACGGTCGGCACGATCAGCGTCGCGGTGGACGCGAAGACCGGTCTGCCGCTCAAGTTCACGCTCACCCCGGCGAGCGGCGGCGCGGCTGTCGTCGATGTCGGCTTCACTCAGCTCAGCCTTGCCAAGCCGGCCGCCTCGACCTTCGACTTCAAGACGCCCAAGGGCGCGAAGGTCACCACGGAGGACAGCGCGAGCAAGGCGGCTCCGGCGCCGGATCACTCCGGCAAGGCCGGCAAGTCCGACAAGGGCCTCGGCAAGGGCGCCGACGAGCCCACGGTCATCGGCAAGGGCTGGAACTCCATCGCCGTCTTCGAGACCGGCGGCCAGGGTGTTCCGAGCGGCTCCTCGTCCGGCGGCGGTGACCTCGGTGGGTTCCTGAACTCGCTCGGTGACCAGGTGAAGGGCGACTTCGGCAAGGGGACGGTGTTCTCGACCCGGCTGGTCAATGCCCTGATCACGGACGACGGCAAGGTGTATGTCGGGGCTGTCACCAAGAGCGCGCTGGTCAAGGCCGCGGACGCGGCCAAGTAA
- the rarD gene encoding EamA family transporter RarD yields MSGKPSGKPKGEQHHIGLLNGFAAYGMWGLVPLFWPLLKPAGAAEILAHRMVWSLAFVAVALLVIRRWAWAGELLRQPRKLGLVTIAAAFITVNWGVYIWAVNSGHVVEASLGYFINPLVTIAMGVLLLKERLRPAQWAAVGVGLAAVIVLAVGYGQPPWISLTLAFSFATYGLVKKKVNLGGIESLAAETAIQFLPALAYLLWLGAHGKATFAQEGVGHATLLASTGIVTALPLVCFGAAAIRVPLSTLGLLQYLAPVFQFLLGILYFHESMPPARWAGFALVWLALILLTTDAWRTARRGRAAAATAATALSLERSPAGSPNPADTVEA; encoded by the coding sequence GTGAGCGGGAAGCCGAGCGGGAAGCCGAAGGGCGAACAGCACCACATAGGACTGCTGAACGGCTTCGCGGCATACGGCATGTGGGGCCTGGTCCCGCTGTTCTGGCCGCTGCTCAAGCCCGCGGGCGCCGCCGAGATCCTCGCCCACCGCATGGTGTGGTCGCTGGCCTTCGTCGCCGTGGCGCTCCTGGTGATCCGGCGCTGGGCCTGGGCCGGTGAACTCCTGCGCCAGCCACGCAAGTTGGGCCTCGTCACGATCGCCGCGGCCTTCATCACCGTCAACTGGGGCGTCTACATCTGGGCCGTGAACAGCGGCCACGTCGTCGAGGCCTCCCTCGGCTACTTCATCAACCCCCTCGTCACCATCGCGATGGGCGTCCTGCTCCTGAAGGAGCGCCTGCGCCCGGCGCAGTGGGCCGCGGTCGGCGTGGGCCTGGCCGCCGTGATCGTCCTGGCGGTCGGCTACGGCCAGCCGCCCTGGATCTCCCTCACGCTCGCCTTCTCCTTCGCGACGTACGGCCTGGTGAAGAAGAAGGTCAACCTCGGCGGCATCGAGTCCCTGGCCGCGGAGACGGCGATCCAGTTCCTGCCGGCGCTCGCCTACCTGCTGTGGCTCGGCGCGCACGGCAAGGCGACCTTCGCCCAGGAGGGCGTCGGCCACGCCACCCTCCTCGCCTCCACCGGCATCGTCACCGCCCTCCCCCTCGTCTGCTTCGGCGCGGCGGCGATCCGGGTCCCGCTGTCGACCCTGGGCCTGCTCCAGTACCTGGCCCCGGTCTTCCAGTTCCTCCTGGGCATCCTGTACTTCCACGAGTCCATGCCACCCGCACGCTGGGCGGGCTTCGCGCTGGTGTGGCTGGCCCTCATCCTCCTGACGACGGACGCGTGGCGCACGGCGCGGAGGGGCAGGGCGGCGGCAGCGACGGCGGCGACGGCTCTCTCACTGGAGCGGTCCCCGGCCGGGAGTCCGAACCCGGCGGACACGGTGGAGGCATAG
- a CDS encoding ABC transporter ATP-binding protein → MGGPSAEAPEQADAGDGIIATRGLTKRFRGGQLAVDGLDLTVPAGSVFGFLGPNGSGKTTTIRMLMGLIEPTSGTARVLGRPMPRSVRTVLPRVGALIEGPALYGFLSGRDNLLRYDAADPTADPRTRRDRVAAALDRVGLTAAAGKKAKAYSLGMKQRLGLASALLQPRELLVLDEPTNGLDPQGMREIRSLIRELASDGTTVFLSSHLLDEIEQVCTHAAVMAQGRLITQGSVTELAAGARGRLFVTTPDAGDAARVLKELGLADVVLAEERVTAEPPDRELAEVNEALVTAGVRVRGFGVERASLEDAFVALTGEGFDVAG, encoded by the coding sequence ATGGGCGGACCGTCCGCTGAAGCGCCGGAACAGGCGGACGCGGGTGACGGCATCATCGCCACCCGCGGTCTCACCAAGCGCTTCCGCGGCGGTCAGCTCGCCGTGGACGGTCTCGACCTGACCGTCCCGGCGGGCAGCGTCTTCGGCTTCCTCGGGCCCAACGGCTCGGGCAAGACCACCACCATCCGCATGCTGATGGGGCTGATCGAACCCACGTCCGGCACGGCCCGTGTGCTGGGGCGGCCCATGCCCCGGTCCGTGCGTACGGTTCTGCCGCGCGTGGGCGCTCTGATCGAGGGGCCCGCTCTGTACGGGTTTCTCTCCGGGCGCGACAACCTGCTTCGTTACGACGCCGCCGATCCGACCGCCGATCCGCGTACCCGGCGGGACCGGGTCGCCGCCGCGCTGGATCGGGTGGGGCTGACGGCCGCCGCCGGTAAGAAGGCGAAGGCTTACTCCCTGGGGATGAAGCAGCGGTTGGGGCTTGCCTCCGCGTTGCTTCAGCCTCGGGAGCTGCTTGTTCTGGACGAGCCGACCAATGGGCTCGATCCGCAGGGTATGCGTGAAATCCGGTCTCTGATCCGGGAGTTGGCGTCGGACGGCACGACCGTTTTTCTGTCTTCGCACCTGCTCGATGAGATCGAGCAGGTCTGCACGCATGCGGCCGTGATGGCGCAGGGGCGGCTGATCACGCAGGGGTCGGTGACCGAGCTGGCGGCGGGGGCGCGGGGGCGGCTGTTCGTGACCACGCCTGATGCGGGGGACGCGGCGCGGGTGCTGAAGGAACTGGGGCTGGCGGATGTGGTCCTGGCGGAGGAGCGGGTGACCGCGGAGCCGCCCGATCGTGAACTCGCCGAGGTGAACGAGGCGTTGGTGACCGCCGGGGTGCGGGTGCGGGGCTTCGGGGTTGAACGGGCTTCTCTGGAGGACGCGTTCGTGGCGTTGACGGGGGAGGGGTTCGATGTCGCGGGCTGA
- a CDS encoding LuxR C-terminal-related transcriptional regulator, whose translation MQVVIAEDSVLLREGLTRLLTDRGHDVVAGVGDGDALVKTITELAEQGALPDVVVADVRMPPTHTDEGVRAAVELRKAHPGLGVLVLSQYVEERYATELLAGSTHGVGYLLKDRVAEVREFVDAVVRVASGGTALDPEVVAQLLGRSRKQDVLAGLTPREREVLGLMAEGRTNSAIARQLVVSDGAVEKHVSNIFLKLGLSPSDGDHRRVLAVLTYLNS comes from the coding sequence GTGCAGGTGGTCATCGCCGAGGATTCAGTGCTGCTCAGGGAGGGCCTGACCCGGTTGCTGACCGACCGCGGGCACGACGTGGTCGCCGGGGTGGGCGACGGGGACGCGCTGGTGAAGACCATCACCGAACTGGCCGAGCAGGGCGCGCTGCCGGACGTGGTCGTGGCCGACGTACGGATGCCGCCCACGCACACCGACGAGGGCGTGCGGGCGGCCGTGGAGTTGCGCAAGGCGCATCCCGGCCTCGGCGTGCTGGTGTTGTCGCAGTACGTGGAGGAGCGCTACGCCACCGAACTGCTGGCCGGTTCCACACACGGCGTCGGCTATCTGCTGAAGGACCGGGTGGCCGAGGTGCGCGAGTTCGTCGACGCGGTCGTGCGCGTGGCCTCGGGCGGTACGGCGCTCGACCCGGAGGTGGTCGCGCAGCTGCTCGGGCGCAGCCGCAAGCAGGACGTGCTCGCCGGACTCACCCCGCGGGAGCGCGAGGTGCTGGGGCTGATGGCCGAGGGGCGCACGAACTCCGCGATAGCCCGGCAGCTCGTGGTGAGCGACGGCGCGGTCGAGAAGCACGTCAGCAACATCTTCCTGAAGCTGGGCCTGTCGCCGAGTGACGGGGATCACCGACGAGTTCTGGCCGTCCTCACCTACCTCAACTCCTGA
- a CDS encoding helix-turn-helix domain-containing protein, which translates to MAVSAEMTGGRAVGEAMCPHRLIMEHVTSRWGVLVLIELLDRPYRFSELRRAIGEVRQVSEKMLAQTLQTLERDGLVHRDARPVIPPRVDYSLTDLGREAAEQVRGLALWATERMGEVLEAREAYDAAKVRAGTAGAL; encoded by the coding sequence ATGGCAGTAAGTGCAGAGATGACGGGTGGCCGCGCCGTGGGTGAGGCGATGTGCCCGCACCGGCTGATCATGGAACACGTCACGTCCCGCTGGGGCGTCCTCGTCCTCATCGAACTCCTCGACCGCCCCTACCGCTTCAGCGAACTCCGCCGTGCGATCGGAGAGGTGCGGCAGGTGAGCGAGAAGATGCTGGCCCAGACCCTGCAGACGCTTGAGCGGGACGGCCTGGTGCATCGTGACGCCCGGCCGGTGATTCCGCCGCGGGTCGACTACTCCCTGACGGATCTGGGTCGCGAGGCGGCGGAGCAGGTGCGGGGGCTGGCGCTGTGGGCCACGGAGCGGATGGGGGAGGTGCTGGAGGCGCGGGAGGCGTATGACGCGGCGAAGGTGCGAGCGGGTACCGCCGGGGCGCTCTAG
- a CDS encoding VOC family protein, protein MTTPTPLHWKLVIDAADPHAQADFWAAALHYEPEDNSALVQQLLEMGALPAAATVDFHGRPAFRDLMAVRHPDDPYDKDRGTGLGRRLLFQRVPEPKTTKNRLHLDLHPGPDHRDAEVERLTTLGASVLRRVTEPAGTWVVMTDPEGNEFCVA, encoded by the coding sequence ATGACGACACCCACGCCCCTCCACTGGAAACTGGTCATCGACGCGGCCGACCCCCACGCCCAGGCGGACTTCTGGGCGGCCGCGCTCCACTACGAGCCCGAGGACAACAGCGCCCTCGTCCAACAGCTCCTGGAAATGGGCGCGTTGCCCGCGGCGGCGACCGTCGACTTCCACGGCCGCCCGGCCTTCCGCGACCTGATGGCCGTACGCCACCCCGACGACCCCTACGACAAGGACCGCGGCACGGGCCTGGGCCGCCGCCTCCTCTTCCAGCGCGTACCCGAGCCGAAAACCACCAAGAACCGCCTCCACCTCGACCTGCACCCGGGCCCGGACCACCGCGACGCCGAGGTGGAACGCCTCACGACCCTGGGCGCAAGCGTGTTGCGCCGGGTGACGGAACCGGCCGGCACCTGGGTCGTGATGACGGACCCCGAGGGCAACGAATTCTGCGTGGCCTAG
- a CDS encoding ABC transporter permease produces the protein MSRADLAVRAPRLMWTFGLLRSELVTTFRRWRTLALLGVLAAVPILVGVAVKLETQGGSGLERGDGGGGGPAFIAEITNNGLFLVFTALAATLPFFLPMAIGVVAGDAIAGEASAGTLRYLLVAPAGRTRLLLTKYATVLTFCVVATLVVALSALTVGALLFPLGDLTTISGTQISFAEGLGRALLIALAVAASLVGIAALGLFISTMTSSGIAAMATTVGVLITVQILDQIPQLHALQPYFFSHYWLSFADLMREPVYWDDLVKNLGLQALYAAVFGSAAWARFTAKDITA, from the coding sequence ATGTCGCGGGCTGACCTCGCCGTGCGGGCGCCGCGGTTGATGTGGACGTTCGGGCTGTTGCGCAGCGAGCTGGTCACCACGTTCCGGCGGTGGCGGACGCTTGCGTTGCTCGGTGTGCTGGCTGCCGTGCCGATCCTGGTCGGGGTCGCGGTCAAGCTGGAGACGCAGGGTGGGTCCGGGCTCGAGCGTGGGGACGGGGGTGGTGGTGGGCCTGCGTTCATTGCGGAGATCACCAACAACGGGCTGTTCCTGGTGTTCACCGCGCTGGCCGCGACCCTTCCTTTCTTCCTGCCCATGGCCATCGGGGTCGTCGCCGGTGACGCGATCGCGGGTGAGGCCAGCGCGGGGACCCTGCGGTATCTGTTGGTGGCTCCGGCCGGGCGGACCCGGTTGCTTCTCACCAAGTACGCGACTGTGCTGACGTTCTGTGTGGTGGCGACCCTGGTCGTGGCGCTGTCGGCGCTGACGGTCGGGGCGCTGTTGTTTCCGCTGGGGGATCTGACGACCATCTCGGGTACGCAGATCAGTTTCGCGGAGGGGTTGGGGCGGGCGCTGTTGATCGCGTTGGCCGTTGCCGCGTCTCTGGTCGGTATCGCCGCGCTGGGGTTGTTCATCTCGACGATGACCAGCAGTGGGATCGCGGCGATGGCGACTACCGTGGGGGTGCTGATCACCGTTCAGATCCTTGATCAGATTCCTCAACTGCACGCGCTCCAGCCGTACTTCTTCTCCCACTACTGGCTGTCCTTCGCCGACCTCATGCGTGAGCCCGTGTACTGGGACGACCTGGTGAAGAACCTGGGCCTTCAGGCGCTGTACGCGGCGGTGTTCGGGTCTGCGGCGTGGGCGCGGTTCACGGCGAAGGACATCACGGCGTAG
- a CDS encoding DUF6668 family protein, translating into MQTGGRQGPEIWLRGPVPLPLDNGPHPGTPGPSSIPTATPRRRFSWVATHGGTGVTTLASVYGGQDCGRDWPGPEDPPSILLVARTHAAGLAAVARALEVFRRGEAPAGLDLDAVVLVADAPGRLPRQLAPHVRAIESVIDVYRVPWVPAWRIGDLTGPPPRETDPLSRLTGTTHTP; encoded by the coding sequence ATGCAGACAGGTGGACGCCAGGGCCCGGAGATCTGGCTCCGCGGCCCGGTACCCCTACCACTGGACAACGGCCCGCACCCAGGGACACCGGGCCCCTCCAGTATCCCCACCGCCACCCCCCGCCGCCGCTTCTCCTGGGTGGCCACCCACGGCGGCACCGGCGTCACCACCCTCGCCTCGGTCTACGGCGGCCAGGACTGCGGCCGCGACTGGCCGGGCCCCGAGGACCCCCCGTCGATCCTCCTCGTCGCCCGCACACACGCCGCAGGCCTGGCCGCCGTGGCCCGCGCCCTGGAGGTCTTCCGCCGCGGCGAGGCACCAGCAGGGCTGGACCTGGACGCCGTAGTCCTCGTAGCGGACGCCCCCGGCCGCCTCCCCCGCCAGCTGGCCCCCCACGTCAGGGCCATCGAATCGGTGATCGACGTCTACCGCGTCCCCTGGGTCCCGGCCTGGCGCATCGGCGACCTGACCGGCCCCCCACCCCGAGAGACAGACCCCCTCTCCCGCCTGACAGGCACCACCCACACCCCATGA
- a CDS encoding SDR family oxidoreductase, translated as MSIVVTGATGHLGRHVVEQLLEKVPADQITAVVRTPEKAADFAERGVKIAVADYNTPGTFDTVFAAGDKVLLISGNEFDKGRVEQHKVVIEAAKAAGVALLAYTSAPGPLAAALADDHRGTEEALLASGVPYALLRNGWYNENYTENLAPVLEHNAVVAAAGDGRVSSASRADYAAAAVSVLTGEGHENQTYELGGDEAWSFAEYAAELSRQTGKEIAYNNVPGETLVGILTGAGLPEPFAAILAGVDASIAQGQLVVSTGDLSRLSGRPTTPISESIAIALKG; from the coding sequence ATGAGCATCGTCGTCACCGGAGCCACCGGACACCTCGGCCGTCACGTCGTGGAGCAGTTGCTGGAGAAGGTTCCGGCCGACCAGATCACCGCTGTCGTACGGACGCCGGAGAAGGCCGCCGACTTCGCCGAGCGCGGCGTGAAGATCGCGGTCGCGGACTACAACACCCCCGGAACCTTCGACACCGTCTTCGCCGCCGGCGACAAGGTGCTGCTGATCTCCGGCAACGAGTTCGACAAGGGCCGCGTCGAGCAGCACAAGGTCGTCATCGAGGCCGCCAAGGCCGCCGGTGTCGCCCTCCTCGCCTACACCAGCGCCCCCGGCCCCCTCGCCGCCGCCCTGGCCGACGACCACCGCGGCACCGAGGAGGCACTGCTGGCGTCCGGAGTGCCGTACGCCCTGCTCCGCAACGGCTGGTACAACGAGAACTACACCGAGAACCTCGCCCCCGTGCTGGAGCACAACGCCGTCGTGGCCGCCGCCGGTGACGGCCGGGTCTCCTCCGCGAGCCGCGCCGACTACGCCGCCGCCGCCGTCTCCGTACTGACCGGCGAGGGCCACGAGAACCAGACGTACGAACTGGGCGGCGACGAGGCGTGGAGCTTCGCCGAGTACGCGGCCGAGCTGAGCCGCCAGACCGGCAAGGAGATCGCCTACAACAACGTGCCCGGCGAGACGCTCGTCGGCATCCTCACCGGCGCCGGCCTGCCCGAGCCGTTCGCCGCGATCCTCGCCGGTGTCGACGCGTCCATCGCGCAGGGCCAACTGGTCGTCTCCACCGGCGACTTGTCCCGCCTGTCGGGCCGCCCGACCACGCCGATCAGCGAGTCGATCGCCATCGCGCTCAAGGGCTGA
- a CDS encoding 2-oxoacid:ferredoxin oxidoreductase subunit beta, whose product MAETSTEGTGTIEALSLVPKAEAVQSMKDFKSDQEVRWCPGCGDYAILAAVQGFMPELGLAKENIVFVSGIGCSSRFPYYMNTYGMHSIHGRAPAIATGLASSRRDLSVWVVTGDGDALSIGGNHLIHALRRNVNLKILLFNNRIYGLTKGQYSPTSEVGKITKSTPMGSLDAPFNPVSLAIGAEASFVARTIDSDRKHLTQVLREAAAHPGTALVEIYQNCNIFNDGAFDALKDRQQAEEAVIRLEHGQPIRFGADGARGVVRDATTGDLRVVDVTPANESQILVHDAHATSPTTAFALSRLADPDTLHHTPIGVLRSVERPVYDTQMADQLDTAIVQNGKGDLAALLAGGDTWTVVG is encoded by the coding sequence ATGGCTGAGACGTCCACGGAAGGCACGGGCACGATCGAGGCACTCTCACTCGTCCCCAAGGCCGAGGCAGTGCAGTCCATGAAGGACTTCAAGTCCGACCAGGAAGTGCGCTGGTGCCCCGGCTGCGGTGACTACGCGATCCTCGCGGCGGTCCAGGGTTTCATGCCGGAACTGGGCCTGGCCAAGGAGAACATCGTCTTCGTCTCCGGCATCGGCTGCTCCTCCCGCTTCCCGTACTACATGAACACGTACGGCATGCACTCGATCCACGGCCGCGCCCCCGCGATCGCCACGGGACTGGCGTCCTCCAGGCGGGACTTGAGCGTCTGGGTGGTCACGGGCGACGGCGACGCCCTCTCCATCGGCGGCAACCACCTGATCCACGCCCTGCGCCGCAACGTCAACCTGAAGATCCTCCTCTTCAACAACCGGATCTACGGCCTGACGAAGGGCCAGTACTCGCCGACCTCCGAGGTCGGGAAGATCACGAAGTCGACGCCGATGGGCTCCCTGGACGCCCCCTTCAACCCGGTGTCGCTCGCGATCGGCGCGGAGGCGTCCTTCGTCGCGAGGACGATCGACTCGGACCGCAAACACCTGACGCAGGTCCTGCGCGAGGCGGCAGCCCACCCCGGCACGGCCCTGGTCGAGATCTACCAGAACTGCAACATCTTCAACGACGGCGCCTTCGACGCCCTGAAGGACCGCCAGCAGGCCGAGGAAGCGGTGATCCGCCTCGAACACGGCCAACCGATCCGCTTCGGCGCGGACGGCGCGCGGGGCGTGGTCCGGGACGCGACGACGGGTGACCTGAGGGTGGTCGACGTAACCCCGGCGAACGAGTCCCAGATCCTGGTCCACGACGCCCACGCGACCTCGCCCACAACGGCCTTCGCCCTCTCCCGCCTGGCCGACCCGGACACCCTGCACCACACACCGATCGGTGTACTCCGGTCCGTGGAACGCCCGGTCTACGACACCCAGATGGCCGACCAGCTCGACACGGCGATCGTCCAGAACGGGAAGGGTGACCTGGCCGCGCTGCTGGCGGGCGGGGACACCTGGACGGTTGTGGGCTGA
- a CDS encoding 2-oxoacid:acceptor oxidoreductase subunit alpha: MTSQVSSPAEQADGADSTLVGEQRKPAGVKDVHRLDRVIIRFAGDSGDGMQLTGDRFTSETASFGNDLSTLPNFPAEIRAPAGTLPGVSSFQLHFADHDILTPGDAPNVLVAMNPAALKANIADVPRGAEIIVNTDEFTKRALQKVGYAASPLDDGSLDGYSLHPVPLTTLTVEALKDFGLTRKEAERSKNMFALGLLSWMYHRPTEGTEKFLKSKFAKKPEIAAANIAAFRAGWNFGETTEDFAVSYEVAPAATAFPTGTYRNISGNLALSYGLVAASRQADLPLFLGSYPITPASDILHELSRHKNFGVRTFQAEDEIAGIGAALGAAFGGSLAVTTTSGPGVALKSETIGLAVSMELPLLVLDIQRGGPSTGLPTKTEQADLLQAMFGRNGEAPVPIVAPRTPADCFDAAIEAARIALTYRTPVFLLSDGYLANGSEPWRIPDIDELPDLTVQFAQGPNHTLDDGTEVFWPYKRDPHTLARPWAIPGTPGLEHRIGGIEKQDGTGNISYDPANHDFMVRTRQAKIDGIDVPDLTVDDPHGARTLVLGWGSTYGPITAAVRRLRGAGESIAQAHLRHLNPFPRNLGAVLKRYDRVVIPEMNLGQLATLVRAKYLVDAHSYNQVNGMPFKAEQLATALKEAIDG; the protein is encoded by the coding sequence GTGACCAGCCAGGTCAGTAGCCCAGCGGAGCAGGCCGACGGAGCCGACAGCACGTTGGTAGGGGAACAACGCAAACCGGCGGGGGTGAAGGACGTCCACCGCCTGGACCGGGTCATCATCCGGTTCGCCGGTGACTCGGGTGACGGGATGCAGCTCACCGGCGACCGCTTCACCTCGGAGACGGCGTCCTTCGGGAACGACCTCTCCACACTGCCGAACTTCCCGGCCGAGATCCGCGCCCCCGCAGGCACCCTGCCGGGGGTTTCGTCGTTCCAGCTGCATTTCGCCGACCACGACATCCTGACCCCGGGCGACGCGCCCAACGTGCTGGTCGCGATGAACCCGGCCGCCCTGAAGGCGAACATCGCCGATGTGCCGCGCGGCGCGGAGATCATCGTCAACACGGACGAGTTCACCAAACGGGCGCTGCAGAAGGTGGGTTACGCCGCCTCGCCCCTCGACGACGGCTCGCTGGACGGCTACAGCCTCCATCCCGTCCCCCTCACCACCCTCACCGTCGAGGCGTTGAAGGACTTCGGCCTGACCCGCAAGGAGGCCGAGCGCAGCAAGAACATGTTCGCGCTGGGCCTGCTGTCGTGGATGTACCACCGGCCGACCGAGGGCACGGAGAAGTTCCTGAAGTCGAAGTTCGCGAAGAAACCCGAGATCGCGGCGGCCAACATCGCGGCGTTCAGGGCGGGTTGGAACTTCGGCGAGACGACGGAGGACTTCGCGGTCTCCTACGAGGTCGCCCCGGCCGCCACCGCGTTCCCGACCGGCACCTACCGCAACATCTCCGGGAACCTGGCCCTGTCCTACGGCCTGGTCGCCGCGTCCCGGCAGGCGGACCTCCCCCTCTTCCTGGGCTCGTACCCGATCACCCCGGCCTCGGACATCCTGCACGAGCTGAGCCGGCACAAGAACTTCGGCGTACGGACCTTCCAGGCCGAGGACGAGATCGCGGGCATCGGCGCGGCGCTGGGGGCGGCCTTCGGCGGTTCCCTCGCGGTGACGACGACGAGCGGCCCGGGCGTGGCCCTGAAGTCGGAGACCATCGGCCTCGCCGTATCCATGGAACTCCCGCTCCTCGTCCTGGACATCCAGCGCGGCGGCCCTTCCACGGGCCTGCCCACCAAGACCGAACAGGCCGACCTGCTCCAGGCGATGTTCGGGCGCAACGGCGAGGCGCCGGTCCCGATCGTCGCCCCGCGCACCCCGGCCGACTGCTTCGACGCGGCGATCGAGGCCGCGCGCATCGCCCTCACCTACCGCACACCGGTGTTCCTGTTGTCGGACGGCTACCTGGCCAACGGCAGCGAGCCCTGGCGCATCCCCGACATCGACGAACTCCCGGACCTGACCGTCCAGTTCGCGCAGGGACCGAACCACACCCTGGACGACGGCACCGAGGTCTTCTGGCCCTACAAACGCGACCCGCACACCCTCGCCCGCCCCTGGGCCATCCCCGGCACACCCGGCCTGGAACACCGCATCGGCGGCATCGAGAAGCAGGACGGCACGGGCAACATCTCCTACGACCCCGCCAACCACGACTTCATGGTCCGCACCCGCCAGGCCAAGATCGACGGCATCGACGTACCGGACCTTACGGTCGACGACCCGCACGGCGCGCGGACGCTGGTCCTGGGCTGGGGCTCGACGTACGGCCCGATCACGGCGGCGGTACGACGGCTGCGGGGCGCCGGCGAGTCCATCGCGCAGGCCCACCTCCGCCATCTCAACCCCTTCCCCCGCAACCTCGGCGCGGTCCTGAAGCGCTACGACCGGGTGGTGATCCCCGAGATGAACCTCGGTCAGCTCGCCACGCTGGTGCGGGCGAAGTACCTGGTGGACGCGCACTCGTACAACCAGGTGAACGGCATGCCGTTCAAGGCTGAGCAGCTCGCCACGGCTCTCAAGGAGGCCATCGATGGCTGA
- a CDS encoding NAD(P)H-dependent oxidoreductase, with protein MTRRFLFVLGSARLDGNTELLARRAAEQLPPDVEQEWIRLADHPLPDFLDIRHDGIVGAVQPTENDTVRRLLDATLAATDIVIASPVYWYSLSGLTKRYLDYWSDWLRVPGADFKATMAGRTLWGVSALADDEPVVADPVVGTLNNSAAYLKMRFGGVLLGNGSAPDDVLKDTEALTRAKTFFTQEAPLARFPTP; from the coding sequence ATGACCCGCCGCTTCCTCTTCGTCCTGGGCAGCGCCCGCCTCGACGGCAACACCGAACTCCTCGCCCGCAGGGCCGCCGAGCAGCTGCCTCCCGACGTCGAACAGGAGTGGATACGCCTCGCCGACCACCCGCTCCCCGACTTCCTGGACATCCGGCACGACGGAATCGTCGGAGCCGTCCAGCCCACCGAGAACGACACCGTCCGCAGGCTCCTCGACGCCACCCTCGCCGCGACGGACATCGTGATCGCCTCGCCGGTCTACTGGTACTCGCTCTCCGGTCTCACCAAGCGCTACTTGGACTACTGGTCGGACTGGCTGCGCGTACCCGGCGCGGACTTCAAGGCCACGATGGCCGGCCGCACGCTCTGGGGCGTCTCCGCGCTCGCCGACGACGAACCCGTGGTCGCCGACCCGGTGGTAGGCACGCTCAACAACTCCGCCGCCTACCTCAAGATGCGCTTCGGCGGAGTCCTGCTCGGCAACGGCAGCGCCCCCGACGACGTCCTGAAGGACACCGAGGCCCTGACCCGGGCGAAGACGTTCTTCACCCAGGAAGCCCCGCTCGCCCGCTTCCCCACGCCGTGA